CCGTGGGTCGACCGGACGACCTTGTCGTGGCTCCAGCGGTCGCGGTAGAAGACGTCACCGGCCCGGCCGCCTTCGCGGAACACGGCCCGGCCGTCGTCGGTGCCGTCCCACTTCGTGAAGAACCGACCTGCTGCCAGAAGCGCCTGGCTGGCCGGACCGTCGGGTCCGGCGGACTTCGAACCTCGTGACATGCCGTCAACGTAGGAGTCCGCCCGGGCGAAGAACATGGCCGAAAGACCATGGGCCGGGGGGCTCCCGCGGGCCCCGGCGACGCCCTCCGTCACCTCCCGCGGCCGCAGTAGTCTGAGCGCACACCGTCCTCGAGGAGCGCCCATGACCCACCCACCGGCCCGCCGGATCCTGGTGACCGGCGCCTCGCGCGGCATCGGACGGGCGGTCGCCCAGGCGTTCGCCGCCCAAGGAGACACGGTCGCGGTGCACTACGCCTCCTCCCCGGCTGACGCCGAGGAGACGCTCGCCTCGCTCGACGGCACCGGGCACGCGCTCGTCCAGGGGGACGTGAGCGATCCCGACGCAGCCCGCCGGATCGTCCAGGAGGCGGTCGACGCGCTCGGGGGCGTCGACGTGCTGGTCAACAATGCCGCCGTCGCCCCGGGCCCCGGCAACCGGCACCGCATCGGCGAGGTCGCCTACGACGAGTGGCAGGGCGCGTGGCGGCGGATGATCGACGTCGACCTGCTCGGCGCCGCCAACATCACCTACTGCGTCGCCGACCACCTCATCGGCCGGGACGCCCCGGGCAGCATCGTCAACGTCGGCTCCCGCGGCGCGTTCCGCGGCGAGCCGGACTTCCCGGCGTACGGCGCCGCCAAGGCCGCGCTGCACGCCTTCGGCCAGTCGATGGCGGTCGCCCTCGCCCCGCACGACATCTCCGTGACGTCGGTGGCCCCCGGGTTCGTCAGCACCGAGCGCCAGGTCGACAAGCTGGACGGGCCGGACGGCGACGAGCTCCGCTCGCAGAGCCCCCACGGCCGGGTCGGCACGGCTGACGAGGTGGCGAACGCCGTGGTCTACCTCGCCTCACCGGGCGCCGCCTGGTCGACCGGTGCCGTCCTGGACGTCAACGGCGCCTCGTACCTGCGGACCTAGCTGCCGCTACGGCGCCGGTGGCTCAGTCCGACGACAGCCGCACGTCGCCGCCCAGCCAGCACCCGACGACGTCCCCGTCGCTGGTGCGCAGGCGGACCTCGATGCTCGACGGCCGGCCCATCGCCCGGCCCTGGCGCACCCGGATGGGTCGCTCGGACTCCTCCACGAGACCCTGCTCCAGCAGTGCGAAGGACAACGCTGCGGCCGCGATCCCCGTGGCGGGGTCCTCCGGGTAGCCCGACGAGCGCGGGAACTGTCGCGCGTCGAACGTCTGGTCGTCGAGGTCGCCCACCGCGTACGGGTACAGGCCCGTCGAGTCGAGACGGGTGCACAGCTCCTCGACCCGCGACAGGTCCGGTGCCAGCGCGTCGAGGACCTCCACCGATCGCACCGGGACGAGGGTCTTGACCCTGCTGGTCACCGCGTTCAGGACGGGACGGTCGGCCAGCACCGAGCGGTCCACGCCCAGGACGTCGAGCAGGTCGTCCACCGCCGAGCCGTCCAGCTCGGTGAGACGGGCCGCCGGTTGCGAGATCCGCACCGAGATCGACGAGTCGCCGCGCGAGACCTGCGCCTGCACCTGACCGCTCCTGGTGCCGACGGTGACCGAGTCACCGGTCACCTCACCGCGCTGCGCGAGGAGCCAGACGGCGCCCACCGTGGCGTGGCCGCACATCTCCATCTCGTGGCCGGGCACCCAGAACCGGAGCTCGTAGTCGGCGTCACCGCTCGGCGACGGCGTCACGAACGCGCTCTCCCGGCTGTGGTGACGAGCCAGGTCCTGCATCTCCTGATCGGTCATCCCGGTCGCGTCCGGCACGATCGGGGTGACGTTCCCGCCCCCGTCGCCGTCGGCGAAGACGGTGACGATGACCACCTCAGGACTCATGCGGTCATGCTACGACCCACCGGACACCCGGCCGTCCGTCACGGGTTCGCGACGGGGCGTCGTCGCGCCGCGCGGCGGATGACGGACCCCGGCTTCGACGCCAGCAGCGGGTCGAAGTCGTCGGTGATGGGCGTCAGGTCCGCCTCGTCCACGAACACGGCGCCGTCGCGCACCTCCTGGACCAGGTCGCGGCCGAGCACCGTGCCCGCCGTGCCCATGCCGCCCCAGATGGTGGCGTTGATCCCGAACATGTGCTCGGTGCTGCCGCCGGCCAGGAACAGGCCGGGGATGTGCGTGGTGACCTTGGGGCGGAACGGGCCGAGGTTCTTGATCAGCGGCGCGATGCCGTAGCAGGAGCCGTCGGTGGTGAGGGTGAACCGTTCCTGGGTGATCGGGGTGGACGCCTCGCAGAACACCATCCGCTCCCGGATGTCGGGGATCATCAGCTCCGCGGTGTCGAGCACGCGCTGGGTGAGCTCCTCCTTGAGCTGGCGGTAGCGCTCGTCGCGGCCGTAGCCGTCGCCGTCGGCGGGATCGGTCTCGACGTTCCAGAACTCGTGCTCCTTCGGCGCCCAGCTCACGAGCTCGAGCGTCGAGAAGCCGGCCGGAGCCGAGTGCGTCCCCTCCGGGTCCTTGGCCGTGGGGCAGCTGATGCCCACCGGCATGCGCTCGGGGCAGCGGCCGGCCGCGACCTCGCGGTAGTAGCCGTCGATGTCGTTCGTGGGCCAGACCCATGCCAGCGGCGGCGTGCCCCGTTCACGCAGGTCGACGTCCAGGGCGACGTACACCGCGAACATCGGCAGCGTCATCTCGAGGCTGCCCAGCCTGCGCCGCAGCCGCCGGGTCAGGTGCTCGTCGCCGACCAGGTCGGTCCAGGTCTTCTTGAAGTCGGCCGCCGACACGACCACCTTGGAGCGGATCTCCTCACCGCCCCGCAGGCGGACGCCGACCGCACGCCCGTCCTCGATCAGGATCTGCTCGACCTTGGTCTTGGTGCGCACCCGCCCGCCGTGCGTCTGGATCACGTCGGTGAGGTGGGCGCCGATGACCTGGCCACCGCCACGCGGGTAGTAGGCCCCGGCCTGGAGGTAGTGGTGCAGGAACCCCGCGTGCATCGCGGTGGGCGTGCGGTGCGGGGGCCACGTGTAGTCGCCGTTCTCCGCCAGGATCACGGCCTGGGCGTCGGCGCTGAGACCGCATGCGGCGAACAGCTTGGTGACCGGGCGGACGCCCCAGCGCAGCAACATGTACGGACGACGGCGCGGCTCCTCCCCCGCGGCGATGATGCGCATGATCCGGACGCACCGACGCAGGCCCTTCTCCTCCGCCGGGAAGGCAGCGATGAGCCGGTCGAGGTACGTGTCCCAGCCGGTCGGCGTCTGGAAGGTCGTGCCGGGGACCATGATCTGGCAGTGGCCCTCGGGGCGCTGCCGGAGCCACTTGATCCGCTCGGTCAGCGCCAGTCCGGAGAGCGCCGTCTGCATCCGCCCGCCGGGACCGCACTCGCCGACGTAGTGCGTGCCGACGTCGAACTCGAACTTGTTGCCGGCCCGGCGGAAGACCTGGGTGCTGCCGCCGACCACCTGGTTGGCCTCGAGCACCAGCACCCTCTTGCCGTTGGCGGCGAGGTACGCGGCGCAGGTGAGGCCACCGGGACCGGCGCCCACCACCACCGCGTCCCAGGTCTCGGTGTCGGCCTCGGTCGTCGGGGGCAGGGGCGGGGCGGTCTGAGTCATGCGGGTCGCTTTCGGCGGAGTTGATCTGGAGTCAGACTCTAGTTAACTCGCTCCGGCGCCGATCCGCCACGGGCGACACCCGTCAGGCCGACGGCGATTCCCGGATGAGGCCGTCGAGAAGCATCAGCCCGGCCTCGATGACCGCGAGCTCGACCCGCTCGGGCGACACCTGCAGGGCATCGCGACGCAATGCCAGTGCGGCGACCCCGTTCCAGGCGCCGAACAGGAAGTACGACATGAGCTCAGGGTCGACCGGCCGGATCGCCCCGGCGTCCACTGCGTCGCGGATGCTCTGCTCGAACTCCCGTCGCAGCTGGCTGAAACGCGCGACCACCTCCTCCTCGTCGGGGGTGCGCGGCCCGCGCTCGCCGGTGACGGTCAGGTACCTCAGCACCGCCGGGTGGTCCACGAGGAGCCGCAGGTAGGCGGACCCGACACCGGCGAAGCGCTCCAGCGGCGAGGCCTCGGCCGCGTACGCCGACCGCAGCGCCTCGGTGGCCACGGCCAGCACCCGCTCGGTGACGGCGGCCAGCAGTCCGTCCTTGGTCCCGAAGTGCACGTACACGGACGCCGGCGAGATGGCGGCCTCGGCGGCGACGTCCTCGATCCTGATCTCCTCCGGGGGGCGCTGCGACATCAACAGCTCGGCCGCGTCCAGCAGCAGGGCGCGGGTGCGCTCTCGTCGGCGCGACCCGCGTGCGGCGGCGTCGGTGGCCGGGAGAGCGGACTTCTCGGCGTCGGTCACGGCACCACCCTAGGTCGGTCGGCCCGTCGCGGCGGACGACGGCAGGACGAGGTGGTGGGAAATGGACTCACCGGGTACAGGACGGGTGATCTGCTCACCACCGTGGTGGAGCCGAGCGCGTCCGGCGGCACCGCCGCGAGGCGCGCGCATCCTCCACCGCATTCATTCCCGGCAGACCGATCTGTTCACGAAGGAGCACACCATGAAGGTCCTCATCGTCCTCACCTCGCACGACACCCTCGGTGACACCGGTCGCCCCACCGGCTTCTGGCTGGAGGAGCTCGCCGCCCCGTACTACGCGTTCCTCGAGGCGGGCTACGACATCACGCTCGCCTCCCCCAAGGGCGGACAGCCGCCCCTGGACCCCAAGAGCAACGAGCCCGACGCCCAGACCGACACGACCCGGCGCTTCGAGGCCGACGCCGACGCGACCGCTGCGTTGGCGTCCACCGTCGTCCTCGGCGACGTCGACGTGAGCCAGTTCGACACCGTCTTCTACCCCGGCGGGCACGGCCCCCTGTGGGACCTGGCGGAGGATGCGGACTCCAAGGCCGTCATCGAGGCCACGCTCGCAGCCGGGAAGCCTCTCGCGCTGGTGTGCCACGCGCCCGGCGTCCTGAAGCAGGCCACCACCCCGTCCGGCGATCCCCTGGTGGCCGGCAAGAAGGTCACCGGCTTCACGAACACCGAGGAGGAGGGCGTCGGCCTCACCGACATCGTCCCGTTCCTCGTGGAGGACGTCCTGAAGGAGCAGGGCGGCATCTACAGCAAGGGCGAGGACTGGGGCCCGTACGTCGTCCGCGACGGCCTGCTGATCACCGGCCAGAACCCCGCGTCGTCCGGTCCCGCGGCGGAGGCGCTCATCGAGCTGATGGCCGACCGAGGATGAGCACCGGCCGGTGACGCTGCGGTGCGGCGGCCACGGCCCGGCGCGGGTGCCACGCGCCGGGGCCGCTCGTGTAGGTTATAGATCAATCACTAACCACCCGAAGGGCATCCCATGACCGCCGCACCATCTCCCGCTCAGCACGCCCTGTCGGAGCACATCCGCCTCACCGCCGCAGGCGAGACCGACACCTGGGCGACCCTCTTCGCCCCCGACGGGGTGCTGGAGTTCCCGTTCGCGCCGGCAGGGATGCCGAGGACCGTGCAGGGCCACGACGCCCTCGTCGCCCACATGGCGGGCTTCCCGCAGACGTTCGACGTCGAGTTCG
Above is a genomic segment from Aeromicrobium chenweiae containing:
- a CDS encoding phytoene desaturase family protein, giving the protein MTQTAPPLPPTTEADTETWDAVVVGAGPGGLTCAAYLAANGKRVLVLEANQVVGGSTQVFRRAGNKFEFDVGTHYVGECGPGGRMQTALSGLALTERIKWLRQRPEGHCQIMVPGTTFQTPTGWDTYLDRLIAAFPAEEKGLRRCVRIMRIIAAGEEPRRRPYMLLRWGVRPVTKLFAACGLSADAQAVILAENGDYTWPPHRTPTAMHAGFLHHYLQAGAYYPRGGGQVIGAHLTDVIQTHGGRVRTKTKVEQILIEDGRAVGVRLRGGEEIRSKVVVSAADFKKTWTDLVGDEHLTRRLRRRLGSLEMTLPMFAVYVALDVDLRERGTPPLAWVWPTNDIDGYYREVAAGRCPERMPVGISCPTAKDPEGTHSAPAGFSTLELVSWAPKEHEFWNVETDPADGDGYGRDERYRQLKEELTQRVLDTAELMIPDIRERMVFCEASTPITQERFTLTTDGSCYGIAPLIKNLGPFRPKVTTHIPGLFLAGGSTEHMFGINATIWGGMGTAGTVLGRDLVQEVRDGAVFVDEADLTPITDDFDPLLASKPGSVIRRAARRRPVANP
- a CDS encoding type 1 glutamine amidotransferase domain-containing protein — its product is MKVLIVLTSHDTLGDTGRPTGFWLEELAAPYYAFLEAGYDITLASPKGGQPPLDPKSNEPDAQTDTTRRFEADADATAALASTVVLGDVDVSQFDTVFYPGGHGPLWDLAEDADSKAVIEATLAAGKPLALVCHAPGVLKQATTPSGDPLVAGKKVTGFTNTEEEGVGLTDIVPFLVEDVLKEQGGIYSKGEDWGPYVVRDGLLITGQNPASSGPAAEALIELMADRG
- a CDS encoding TetR/AcrR family transcriptional regulator, whose translation is MTDAEKSALPATDAAARGSRRRERTRALLLDAAELLMSQRPPEEIRIEDVAAEAAISPASVYVHFGTKDGLLAAVTERVLAVATEALRSAYAAEASPLERFAGVGSAYLRLLVDHPAVLRYLTVTGERGPRTPDEEEVVARFSQLRREFEQSIRDAVDAGAIRPVDPELMSYFLFGAWNGVAALALRRDALQVSPERVELAVIEAGLMLLDGLIRESPSA
- a CDS encoding SDR family NAD(P)-dependent oxidoreductase encodes the protein MTHPPARRILVTGASRGIGRAVAQAFAAQGDTVAVHYASSPADAEETLASLDGTGHALVQGDVSDPDAARRIVQEAVDALGGVDVLVNNAAVAPGPGNRHRIGEVAYDEWQGAWRRMIDVDLLGAANITYCVADHLIGRDAPGSIVNVGSRGAFRGEPDFPAYGAAKAALHAFGQSMAVALAPHDISVTSVAPGFVSTERQVDKLDGPDGDELRSQSPHGRVGTADEVANAVVYLASPGAAWSTGAVLDVNGASYLRT
- a CDS encoding PhzF family phenazine biosynthesis protein, translated to MSPEVVIVTVFADGDGGGNVTPIVPDATGMTDQEMQDLARHHSRESAFVTPSPSGDADYELRFWVPGHEMEMCGHATVGAVWLLAQRGEVTGDSVTVGTRSGQVQAQVSRGDSSISVRISQPAARLTELDGSAVDDLLDVLGVDRSVLADRPVLNAVTSRVKTLVPVRSVEVLDALAPDLSRVEELCTRLDSTGLYPYAVGDLDDQTFDARQFPRSSGYPEDPATGIAAAALSFALLEQGLVEESERPIRVRQGRAMGRPSSIEVRLRTSDGDVVGCWLGGDVRLSSD